The Chryseolinea soli genome contains a region encoding:
- a CDS encoding sugar phosphate isomerase/epimerase family protein, with the protein MQTSRRDFLKKGALALAGTSLLSQTLLAKAKVEMTGVQLYSIRDQMKADPLGTLKQLASFGYKYVEHANYVDRKFYGHSAKDFKKVLDDLGLKMPSGHTVMGKKHWDDAKKDFTDAWKYTVEDAATAGQKYVISPSLEEGLRNSPDDLKRFMDVFNKSGELCQKSGMKFGYHNHDFEFSVKMDGKTMYDVILQSTDPKLVMQQLDIGNLYNGGAKAIDIVRQYPGRFESMHVKDEIAATGGGHEKYESTILGAGIVNTKEVIDLGRKSGGTTLFIIEQESYQGKTPLDSVKEDLAIMKKWGY; encoded by the coding sequence ATGCAAACCTCACGAAGAGATTTCCTTAAAAAAGGCGCACTGGCCCTTGCCGGTACCTCGCTGCTCTCACAAACCCTGCTGGCCAAGGCCAAAGTGGAAATGACGGGCGTTCAGCTTTATTCTATACGCGACCAAATGAAGGCCGATCCCCTCGGCACCTTGAAACAGCTGGCGTCCTTTGGATACAAGTATGTGGAACATGCCAATTACGTAGACCGCAAATTCTATGGACATTCGGCAAAAGACTTCAAGAAAGTGCTCGACGACCTGGGTCTTAAAATGCCCAGCGGCCACACCGTGATGGGTAAAAAACACTGGGACGACGCGAAAAAAGATTTTACGGACGCGTGGAAGTATACCGTGGAAGACGCCGCCACCGCGGGACAAAAATATGTGATCAGCCCATCGCTGGAAGAAGGTCTTCGCAATTCTCCCGACGACCTAAAGCGTTTTATGGATGTGTTCAACAAATCGGGTGAGCTCTGCCAGAAGTCGGGTATGAAGTTCGGTTATCACAACCACGACTTTGAGTTTAGCGTGAAGATGGACGGCAAGACCATGTATGATGTCATTCTCCAAAGTACCGATCCCAAGTTGGTGATGCAGCAGTTGGACATTGGCAACCTGTACAACGGCGGAGCAAAGGCTATTGACATCGTGCGCCAGTATCCCGGCCGTTTCGAGTCCATGCACGTGAAGGATGAGATTGCAGCAACGGGTGGTGGTCATGAAAAATATGAGAGCACGATCTTAGGTGCGGGCATTGTGAACACCAAAGAAGTGATCGACCTGGGCCGGAAGTCGGGAGGCACAACGCTTTTCATTATTGAACAGGAATCCTACCAGGGTAAGACGCCACTCGACTCGGTGAAAGAAGATCTTGCCATCATGAAGAAGTGGGGATATTGA
- a CDS encoding Dabb family protein produces MKKIAMMFFATALLATLASTQASAQVKPTAPVLRHVVMFKFKDDAAPADVKKVEDAFRALAGKIKLIKDFEWGKNSSPEGLNQGLTHVFLVTFASDKDRDAYLVHPDHQAFVEVLKPHLDKVTVLDYWSGK; encoded by the coding sequence ATGAAGAAAATAGCCATGATGTTTTTCGCCACTGCATTGCTCGCCACGTTGGCCAGCACACAGGCATCCGCCCAAGTCAAACCCACCGCGCCGGTGTTGCGCCATGTGGTGATGTTTAAATTCAAGGACGATGCCGCCCCGGCGGATGTAAAGAAAGTAGAGGACGCGTTTCGCGCCCTCGCCGGAAAGATCAAACTTATCAAGGACTTTGAGTGGGGCAAAAATTCCAGCCCCGAAGGCCTCAACCAAGGCCTGACCCATGTCTTCCTGGTGACCTTCGCCAGCGACAAAGACCGCGATGCCTACCTGGTACATCCCGATCATCAAGCCTTTGTGGAAGTTTTGAAGCCACACCTCGATAAAGTAACGGTGTTGGACTATTGGTCCGGTAAATAA
- a CDS encoding energy transducer TonB, whose translation MRFCGRSVKPMRYLLLLFLVSISYQARSQMRAVTFYDSAWALTSKERHVYYRVGIVDTLRYQYYGEVSEFYKNGKRLMQGNFKANVKQDTFYFYYPSGQLRTRGIYQNNLRKGIWTNYYESGKIKERLEFDNILVTIRDYYDENGAPKVIDGNGKWKTVYDVDPKKALAIEGVLVEGRRNGAWTYQLIDKNNGDTTLYCTETFKNGKFTSGKMYAEDKRGQRMNGPQMLIYPELTRMKNWGTWDVTPYATLKEYPKLPFLAKNVDEVPASFKGGFQAMGLFIGRSLRYPSDARSIGKEGDVFVSFIINSDGTVEKDSVTVVKSVYPSLDAEAVRVVKSFPPWMPGVQSGKPVRSRFMLPVKFRLGTR comes from the coding sequence ATGAGATTTTGTGGCCGTTCTGTGAAGCCAATGCGGTATTTACTTCTTCTTTTTCTCGTAAGCATTTCATATCAAGCCCGTTCTCAAATGAGGGCGGTTACATTTTACGACAGCGCCTGGGCTCTCACATCGAAAGAACGCCACGTTTATTATCGAGTGGGGATTGTCGATACTTTGCGCTATCAATATTATGGTGAGGTGTCTGAATTCTATAAGAATGGAAAGCGTTTGATGCAGGGTAATTTTAAGGCGAACGTAAAACAGGATACATTCTATTTTTATTATCCAAGCGGCCAGTTAAGAACCAGAGGCATCTATCAAAATAATTTGCGAAAAGGAATTTGGACGAATTACTACGAGTCGGGGAAGATCAAGGAACGGTTGGAGTTCGATAATATTTTGGTGACAATCCGAGACTATTACGATGAAAATGGTGCTCCAAAGGTCATTGATGGGAATGGTAAGTGGAAGACGGTCTACGATGTAGATCCGAAAAAGGCGCTTGCGATTGAAGGTGTTTTAGTGGAAGGGCGTCGTAACGGTGCTTGGACGTATCAATTGATCGATAAGAACAATGGAGATACCACCCTATATTGCACGGAGACCTTCAAAAATGGAAAATTTACATCTGGAAAAATGTATGCAGAAGACAAGAGAGGGCAGCGGATGAACGGCCCTCAAATGCTTATCTATCCAGAATTGACTAGAATGAAAAACTGGGGGACATGGGATGTCACGCCATATGCCACACTGAAGGAATATCCCAAACTTCCATTTCTCGCCAAGAATGTCGATGAGGTGCCGGCTTCATTTAAAGGGGGATTCCAGGCCATGGGGTTATTTATTGGGCGAAGCTTGCGCTATCCATCCGACGCCCGGAGTATTGGTAAAGAGGGTGATGTATTCGTTTCCTTCATCATTAATAGCGATGGCACCGTAGAAAAAGACTCCGTGACCGTCGTCAAATCCGTGTATCCTTCCCTGGACGCAGAAGCTGTTCGAGTCGTGAAAAGCTTTCCGCCTTGGATGCCTGGCGTCCAATCCGGGAAACCGGTTCGATCTAGATTTATGCTGCCTGTAAAATTTCGTTTAGGAACCCGTTGA
- a CDS encoding alpha/beta hydrolase, translating into MKELFLFSGLGADKRVFEYLDLSAYKVNHVDWIDPLPNESIEQYAERLSGKIGKNNPVLVGVSFGGMVAIEIAKRMPVEKIILISSAKSKEDIPAPRFQFMRKLQLHRFIPTRLIKNPNRIVFWFFGVEKKWEKDLLRAIMRDTNIVFFRWAIDRIVNWGNETILDNAIHIHGTKDRLIPFTTADYKIEGGGHLMIINRAQEIDEIIRVCC; encoded by the coding sequence ATGAAAGAACTTTTTCTATTCAGCGGCCTCGGTGCCGACAAGCGCGTTTTTGAATACCTGGACTTGAGCGCTTATAAAGTTAACCATGTGGATTGGATCGATCCATTACCGAACGAATCGATCGAACAATATGCCGAGAGGCTTTCGGGGAAGATTGGAAAAAACAATCCTGTTCTCGTGGGGGTCTCCTTTGGAGGCATGGTGGCCATCGAGATCGCCAAGCGAATGCCCGTTGAAAAGATCATCCTCATCTCCTCGGCAAAATCCAAGGAGGACATTCCGGCGCCGCGATTCCAATTCATGCGCAAACTCCAGTTACATCGATTTATTCCTACGAGACTTATAAAAAATCCCAACCGGATCGTGTTTTGGTTCTTCGGTGTTGAAAAGAAATGGGAAAAAGATTTGCTCCGCGCCATTATGCGCGACACAAACATTGTCTTCTTCCGATGGGCCATCGACCGGATCGTCAATTGGGGAAACGAAACCATATTGGACAACGCCATTCATATTCATGGCACGAAAGACAGGTTGATCCCGTTTACCACTGCGGATTATAAGATCGAGGGTGGCGGGCATTTGATGATCATTAACCGAGCGCAAGAAATTGATGAAATAATTAGAGTTTGCTGCTAA
- a CDS encoding NUDIX hydrolase, with the protein MVPNEILTLIQRIKSIADVGLLYAKDDYDRERYRELQDITHRFHHLLSGTDLETLKQFYTPAKDYPTAKVDIRGLLLSPEGKVLLVKESADQKWSLPGGWADIGYSPSEVIVKEFKEETGLDVVAEKLLAVFDKKMHPHPSQPFYVYKIAFLCRALSTELKKGFDVLDVQYFDIHQLPELSGDRILPSQVAILYKKAVALNSFPYFD; encoded by the coding sequence ATGGTCCCGAACGAAATCCTCACCCTCATCCAGCGCATAAAATCCATCGCCGACGTCGGCCTGCTCTACGCCAAAGACGACTACGATCGCGAGCGCTATCGCGAACTGCAGGACATTACGCACCGCTTCCACCACCTTCTTTCCGGCACGGACCTGGAAACGCTCAAACAGTTCTACACCCCCGCCAAAGATTATCCCACGGCTAAAGTCGACATCCGCGGACTGTTGCTTTCGCCCGAAGGCAAGGTGTTGCTCGTCAAAGAAAGCGCCGATCAAAAATGGTCGCTGCCCGGCGGTTGGGCCGACATTGGTTACAGTCCCTCGGAAGTGATCGTAAAAGAATTCAAAGAAGAGACGGGTCTCGACGTTGTCGCGGAAAAACTGCTGGCCGTGTTTGATAAAAAAATGCATCCCCACCCGTCGCAGCCGTTCTATGTCTACAAGATCGCATTCCTCTGCCGCGCGCTTTCGACTGAATTGAAGAAGGGATTTGATGTGCTCGATGTACAATACTTCGACATCCATCAATTGCCCGAACTTTCGGGCGACCGGATTCTGCCTTCGCAGGTTGCTATCCTCTACAAAAAAGCCGTGGCCTTGAACAGCTTCCCATATTTCGATTAG
- a CDS encoding ABC transporter permease — translation MFRNYIKIGFRNLVKNKVYTLINISGLAIGLACFILIALYIHHETGFDTMYANADNIYRINTHVDVNGASNVYPSAHYPAVFDMVQDYPEAVNATTMYRMFFLSNAVPKVRYGDAEFEETKFYLVDSSFFTVFDFEFQYGNAAKAFENNNSVVLTEAMAKKYFGDTNPMGKLLQLQDTVTLKVTGVLKPIKGKTHLEFDFLANAKPYLNQFIGFRVDHAYVGLWYYCYVVLQPGSSPAALESKLPAFVKKYYPPRYTDNNARLTLQSIKDIHLYSDFTGGEMSVSGNIQYIYTLGSIAVLVLLIACINFMNLSIARFSNRGKEVGMRKVMGAEKQNLIFQFLGESVLIALMAGVVSLVLVRLSMPVFNALANVQLDAMEMIRPFNLLVILAIILFTGLLAGLYPAVVMAAFQPVKVLKGLHKAGHQKINLRKVLVIGQFTVSLILLIGTLVISNQLDFMRNKDLGFAKDQIMMIPTSSQALARDFATFKNKLKQQESIAAVTHVSHNLGQETLPYLPLFVEGKEEEQMLPTMTVGYDFLETFDIEVVNGRFFDVDHNTDSTQAFVINESAAKALNWSDPIGRKMSFGVGGNPNSVVIGVVKDFNFDPLRNKVGPLVMNFSPVQGNVAVKIKPGDYQSTLAAVKKAWGEIETEKPFAFYFLDEGLAKTYVAEENLALVFKYFCGLAIFVASLGLFALASFSAERRLKEIGVRKVLGASEAGLVVLLYKEFLVLILISFIVASPLAYYFFNRWLNEFAYRIDIGVMPYLIAVVFITLIALITVGYQSISAARSNPVKILRSE, via the coding sequence ATGTTCCGCAACTATATCAAGATCGGCTTTCGCAACCTCGTAAAAAACAAAGTCTACACCCTCATCAACATTTCGGGTTTAGCCATCGGGTTGGCGTGCTTTATCCTGATCGCGTTATACATCCACCATGAGACCGGGTTTGACACGATGTATGCCAACGCCGACAACATCTACCGCATCAATACGCACGTGGACGTGAACGGTGCCTCCAACGTGTATCCGTCCGCACACTACCCGGCTGTGTTCGACATGGTGCAGGACTATCCGGAAGCCGTGAATGCCACGACGATGTACCGCATGTTCTTTCTGAGCAACGCCGTACCCAAAGTTCGCTATGGCGATGCCGAATTTGAAGAAACGAAATTCTACCTGGTAGACTCCAGCTTTTTTACGGTATTCGATTTTGAATTTCAATACGGCAATGCCGCCAAAGCTTTCGAGAACAACAATTCGGTGGTACTGACCGAAGCCATGGCAAAAAAATATTTTGGCGACACCAATCCCATGGGCAAGTTATTGCAACTGCAGGATACCGTGACGTTGAAAGTGACCGGCGTGCTCAAACCGATAAAAGGAAAGACACACCTTGAGTTTGATTTCCTGGCCAACGCCAAACCGTATCTCAACCAGTTCATTGGTTTTCGGGTAGATCACGCCTATGTTGGCTTATGGTATTACTGCTATGTCGTGCTTCAACCGGGCAGTTCGCCGGCGGCATTGGAGTCGAAACTTCCGGCCTTTGTAAAAAAATATTATCCCCCGCGCTATACGGACAACAATGCGCGGCTCACCCTCCAGAGCATCAAAGACATTCATTTGTATTCTGATTTCACCGGCGGGGAGATGTCGGTGAGTGGCAATATTCAATATATCTACACACTCGGGTCCATTGCCGTGCTGGTGTTGCTGATTGCCTGTATCAATTTTATGAACCTGTCCATCGCGCGTTTCTCGAACCGGGGCAAGGAAGTAGGCATGCGCAAAGTGATGGGCGCGGAGAAGCAGAACCTGATCTTCCAGTTTTTGGGCGAGTCGGTGCTCATCGCGTTGATGGCCGGTGTCGTGTCGCTGGTGTTGGTGCGCTTGTCGATGCCTGTTTTTAATGCGCTCGCCAATGTGCAGTTGGATGCGATGGAAATGATCAGGCCGTTCAACCTCCTGGTGATCCTCGCCATCATTTTGTTCACGGGGTTGCTGGCAGGCCTTTATCCGGCAGTGGTCATGGCGGCCTTTCAGCCGGTAAAAGTATTAAAGGGTTTGCACAAGGCAGGGCATCAAAAGATCAACCTGCGAAAGGTGTTGGTGATCGGTCAGTTCACCGTGTCGCTCATTCTGTTGATTGGAACGTTGGTGATCTCCAATCAACTGGATTTCATGCGCAACAAAGATCTTGGCTTTGCTAAGGATCAGATCATGATGATCCCCACGAGCAGCCAGGCGTTGGCGCGCGACTTTGCAACCTTCAAAAATAAACTCAAGCAACAGGAATCGATTGCCGCGGTTACACACGTTTCGCATAACCTCGGACAGGAAACGTTGCCCTATCTGCCCCTGTTTGTAGAAGGCAAGGAAGAAGAGCAAATGCTGCCGACAATGACGGTGGGATACGATTTTCTGGAGACCTTCGATATAGAAGTAGTGAACGGCAGATTTTTTGATGTCGACCATAACACCGACAGCACGCAGGCCTTTGTGATCAACGAATCGGCGGCCAAGGCGTTGAATTGGTCCGATCCGATCGGCCGGAAGATGTCCTTTGGTGTGGGAGGAAATCCAAATAGTGTGGTGATCGGTGTGGTGAAGGATTTTAATTTCGATCCGCTGCGCAACAAGGTGGGGCCGCTGGTCATGAATTTTTCGCCGGTGCAGGGCAATGTGGCAGTGAAAATAAAACCTGGAGACTATCAAAGCACATTGGCGGCTGTGAAGAAAGCCTGGGGTGAGATCGAAACCGAAAAGCCCTTTGCTTTTTATTTCCTCGACGAAGGACTGGCCAAAACCTATGTGGCGGAAGAGAACCTTGCATTGGTGTTCAAATATTTTTGTGGCCTTGCCATTTTTGTGGCCTCCCTGGGCTTGTTTGCGTTGGCCAGCTTCAGCGCCGAGCGCCGGTTGAAAGAGATCGGTGTGCGCAAAGTGTTGGGAGCTTCTGAGGCAGGGCTTGTGGTTTTGTTGTACAAGGAATTCCTCGTACTGATTCTGATCTCCTTCATCGTAGCCAGCCCGTTGGCGTACTACTTCTTTAACCGATGGCTAAACGAGTTTGCCTACCGCATCGACATCGGTGTGATGCCCTACCTGATTGCCGTGGTGTTCATCACGCTCATCGCGCTGATCACCGTGGGCTATCAATCCATTTCGGCGGCGCGCAGCAATCCGGTAAAGATCCTGCGAAGCGAGTAG
- a CDS encoding energy transducer TonB, with protein MKALSTLLFLILAAAAYGQATDTVKQKTTVRVDTVTKIIYMAADTPAEFPGGASGMTKFFRKNFKWKQPHNIVVGKVFVEFWVDTNGKIVEEHIERGLCPSCDKEALRLVKIMPDWKPATHLGKPIKSRQLVPIPFTL; from the coding sequence ATGAAAGCACTCAGTACACTCCTCTTCTTGATCCTGGCCGCTGCTGCCTATGGACAGGCCACCGACACTGTTAAACAAAAAACCACTGTCAGGGTCGACACGGTGACCAAGATCATCTACATGGCTGCCGACACCCCCGCTGAATTTCCCGGTGGCGCCAGCGGCATGACCAAATTCTTCCGCAAAAATTTCAAATGGAAACAACCCCACAACATCGTCGTGGGCAAGGTCTTCGTAGAATTCTGGGTAGACACCAATGGAAAAATAGTGGAAGAGCATATTGAACGTGGCTTGTGCCCGTCGTGCGACAAAGAAGCTTTGCGCCTCGTAAAGATCATGCCCGATTGGAAGCCGGCCACGCATTTGGGCAAACCCATTAAGTCAAGGCAATTGGTCCCCATTCCCTTTACCCTTTAA
- a CDS encoding ABC transporter permease produces MLRNYWLITLRNFQRQKMFALLNMSGLALGLASAILIFLYVSDELQYDTMHPYFHNTYRIGCRFTNREGQTFDNTTSPGFWLKQLKETRSEVISGTRVDYIGYPTSLHHKAKDKIILTEEIKWAEPHFDQILDFKLVKGNQEKMFDDHNTMVLSETGARRLFGDQDPIGETITLKHNFATQGREIDVVVTGVFKDYPANSHFKPKYLINVNAFRTIMGDNFNNYMEGLRFRDNIEFFENYVVMKPGTDMKPIEAELQRMSDQLTQADSNFVANGFKLAPFIVKMEDMHFDEKVLWEEDNTQGNKSYLAIFSTVAILILLIACINYMNLATARSARRAKEVGLRKSLGSKRREIAKQFFFESTLMTVAALVLAVLLVIAFLQPFNQLAHKTFTVASLLNPYMIAIVLVIVFLMAFISGSYPAIYLSGFKPSEVLKGQVVKGRGAELFRKSLVTAQYAVALVLIISTFTIIRQMSYMQNTKLNEQGGQLLSIRYGGNAPQDKFLAFKQAVLQDKDIEHVTMANHLPRLNYFGFIGATVRFPGLHEEEMQWNQLNVDFDFPKTYDLEFIAGRDFDAANINDSSSVILNEAAVKALNQPIEKVMGSSVTLRNNRGDGSSSSFRVIGIVKDFPFRSMHQAIEPLMLNPHVHFIDRIAYIKLPPGKFQEKIASIEKKWKEIMPGVGFDYWFVSDEFNRMYLEEGRVSSLSKSFAVLAILITVLGVFGLASYTAEQKTKEVGIRKVLGAVVKQVVGMFLWVFVKIFLVSAVIAVPAAYFIARYWLEGFMYRSSISPLIFGVSLLGLLLVTLITISYETWKAARTNPVNALRSE; encoded by the coding sequence ATGCTGCGCAATTACTGGCTGATCACCCTCCGGAATTTCCAACGGCAAAAAATGTTTGCCCTCCTCAACATGTCCGGCCTTGCCCTGGGATTGGCCAGTGCCATTCTCATTTTTCTCTATGTGAGCGACGAACTGCAGTACGACACGATGCATCCCTATTTCCACAACACCTATCGCATCGGCTGCCGCTTCACCAATCGCGAAGGACAGACGTTCGACAACACCACCTCGCCCGGTTTCTGGTTGAAGCAGCTCAAAGAAACGCGCAGCGAAGTGATCAGCGGCACGCGCGTCGACTATATCGGCTATCCGACGTCACTCCATCACAAGGCCAAAGACAAGATCATCCTCACCGAAGAGATCAAATGGGCAGAACCGCATTTCGACCAGATCCTCGATTTTAAACTGGTGAAGGGCAACCAGGAGAAGATGTTCGACGACCACAACACGATGGTGCTGAGCGAAACCGGTGCCCGGCGGCTGTTCGGCGACCAGGATCCGATCGGCGAAACGATCACCTTAAAACACAACTTCGCCACGCAAGGACGCGAGATCGACGTAGTGGTTACCGGGGTATTCAAAGACTACCCGGCCAATTCGCATTTCAAGCCCAAGTACCTCATCAACGTCAACGCCTTCCGCACCATTATGGGCGACAACTTCAACAACTACATGGAGGGCTTGCGCTTCCGCGACAACATCGAGTTCTTCGAAAACTACGTGGTGATGAAACCCGGGACCGACATGAAACCCATCGAGGCTGAATTGCAACGCATGTCGGACCAACTCACCCAAGCCGACTCCAACTTTGTGGCCAACGGTTTTAAACTGGCACCCTTCATCGTGAAAATGGAAGACATGCATTTTGATGAAAAAGTCCTGTGGGAGGAAGACAACACACAGGGCAACAAAAGCTACCTCGCCATTTTCAGCACAGTGGCCATCCTCATCCTGCTCATCGCATGCATCAACTACATGAACCTGGCCACAGCCCGCTCGGCGCGGCGTGCCAAAGAAGTGGGTCTGCGCAAATCGCTGGGCAGCAAACGACGCGAGATCGCCAAACAATTCTTTTTCGAGTCGACGTTGATGACGGTAGCCGCGTTGGTCCTGGCGGTTTTGTTGGTGATCGCCTTCCTGCAGCCTTTCAATCAATTGGCTCACAAAACTTTTACGGTGGCCTCGTTGCTCAATCCGTACATGATCGCCATTGTGTTGGTCATCGTCTTTTTGATGGCCTTTATCTCCGGCAGTTATCCCGCCATTTATCTCTCTGGTTTCAAACCCTCCGAAGTATTGAAGGGGCAAGTGGTGAAAGGGCGTGGCGCTGAACTGTTTCGCAAAAGTCTCGTCACCGCGCAGTATGCCGTGGCACTCGTTCTCATCATCTCCACGTTCACGATCATCCGGCAGATGAGCTACATGCAAAACACAAAACTGAACGAGCAGGGCGGTCAGCTGCTTTCCATCCGCTATGGCGGCAATGCGCCGCAGGATAAATTTCTCGCCTTCAAACAAGCCGTGTTGCAAGACAAAGACATCGAGCACGTGACCATGGCCAACCACCTGCCACGCCTCAACTACTTTGGCTTCATCGGCGCCACCGTCCGGTTTCCCGGATTGCACGAAGAAGAAATGCAATGGAACCAACTGAACGTGGATTTCGATTTCCCAAAAACATACGACCTCGAGTTTATCGCCGGTCGCGATTTTGACGCCGCCAACATCAACGACTCCTCGTCGGTCATCCTGAACGAAGCGGCGGTCAAAGCTTTGAATCAACCGATCGAAAAAGTGATGGGTTCGTCGGTCACCCTCAGGAACAATCGCGGCGACGGCAGTTCTTCTTCGTTCCGGGTGATCGGCATTGTAAAAGATTTCCCGTTCCGCTCCATGCACCAGGCCATCGAGCCGCTCATGCTCAACCCGCACGTCCACTTCATCGATCGCATCGCCTATATCAAACTGCCGCCTGGAAAATTCCAGGAGAAGATCGCTTCCATCGAAAAGAAATGGAAAGAGATCATGCCCGGCGTGGGTTTCGACTACTGGTTTGTGAGCGACGAGTTCAACCGGATGTACCTGGAGGAAGGACGGGTATCGTCGTTGTCGAAAAGTTTTGCCGTGCTGGCCATTCTCATCACCGTGCTAGGCGTCTTCGGGCTTGCCTCCTACACCGCGGAGCAAAAGACCAAGGAGGTGGGCATCCGCAAAGTGTTGGGGGCCGTGGTGAAGCAAGTGGTGGGTATGTTCCTGTGGGTGTTTGTCAAGATCTTTCTCGTGTCGGCGGTTATTGCCGTGCCGGCTGCATATTTCATTGCGCGATATTGGTTGGAGGGATTTATGTACCGGTCGTCGATCAGTCCGCTGATCTTTGGGGTGAGCCTGTTGGGACTTCTACTGGTGACGCTGATCACCATCAGTTACGAAACCTGGAAGGCGGCAAGGACCAACCCGGTGAACGCGTTGCGCAGCGAATAA
- a CDS encoding GMC oxidoreductase, translating to MNLNIDAQKQQSYDAIVVGTGISGGWAAKELTQKGLKTLVLERGRDVKHVVDYPTMTKDPWQLPHGNKLTDEELKFYPVQSRTNWVSQANKHWWVKDTENPYTEVKPFDWIRGYHTGGRSIMWGKQTYRLSDLDFTANAKDGVGVDWPIRYADLAPWYDYVETFIGVSGRAEGIPHLPDGKFLPPMELNCVEETFRDKVAEKFNGRKITIGRVAHLTAPLPHDPSRGVCQSRNMCDRGCPYGAYFSSNASTLPAAAKTGNMTLKPNAIVHSIIYDEKKGKAIGVKVLDAETKQEVDYFAKIIFLNASTLGSTFILMNSISNRFPNGLGNGSGELGHNIMDHQYRAGATALVEGYEDKYYIGRRPNGIYIPRFRNVGDDKRTDYLRGFGYQGAASRSEWQRGVREMSFGEDLKNSLTEPGGWSIGITGFGECLPSHSNHVTLNKDKTDIYGLPTLSFDAEWGPNEKAMRKDMKDSAAEMLEAAGFKNVATYDNPDNIGLGIHEMGTARMGKDPKTSVLNKWNAVHEAPNVFVTDGAAMTSSACQNPSLTYMALTARAADYAVNELKKGNL from the coding sequence ATGAACCTCAATATCGACGCACAAAAACAACAATCCTACGACGCCATCGTCGTGGGCACCGGCATCAGCGGTGGATGGGCCGCCAAGGAGCTTACCCAAAAAGGACTGAAAACCCTCGTTCTGGAGCGCGGCCGCGACGTGAAACACGTTGTGGACTATCCCACGATGACTAAAGACCCGTGGCAGCTTCCCCACGGCAACAAGCTGACGGACGAAGAACTGAAATTTTATCCCGTGCAGTCGCGCACCAACTGGGTGAGCCAGGCCAACAAGCACTGGTGGGTGAAGGACACGGAAAACCCATACACGGAAGTGAAACCCTTCGACTGGATCCGTGGCTATCACACCGGCGGCCGCTCCATCATGTGGGGCAAGCAAACCTACCGCCTGTCGGATCTGGATTTCACCGCCAATGCCAAAGACGGCGTGGGCGTCGACTGGCCCATTCGCTATGCCGACCTGGCGCCGTGGTATGACTACGTAGAAACCTTTATTGGCGTGAGCGGTCGCGCCGAAGGTATCCCGCATTTGCCCGACGGAAAGTTTTTGCCCCCGATGGAGTTGAATTGCGTGGAAGAGACGTTTCGCGATAAAGTGGCCGAAAAATTCAACGGCCGCAAGATCACCATCGGCCGCGTGGCCCATCTCACGGCGCCGTTGCCGCACGATCCCAGTCGCGGCGTATGCCAGTCGCGGAACATGTGCGACCGGGGTTGCCCTTATGGAGCCTATTTCAGCAGCAATGCTTCCACTTTGCCGGCAGCTGCCAAAACCGGCAACATGACGTTGAAGCCCAATGCCATCGTGCATTCTATTATATATGACGAAAAGAAGGGCAAAGCGATCGGCGTGAAAGTGCTGGACGCAGAGACCAAACAGGAGGTGGACTATTTTGCAAAAATTATTTTCCTGAACGCCTCCACCCTGGGCAGCACTTTCATTTTGATGAACTCCATCTCCAACCGCTTCCCCAATGGACTGGGTAATGGCAGCGGCGAGTTGGGCCACAACATCATGGATCACCAATATCGCGCAGGAGCAACAGCACTCGTGGAAGGCTATGAAGACAAGTACTACATCGGTCGCCGCCCCAACGGCATCTATATCCCCCGCTTCCGCAACGTAGGCGACGACAAGCGCACGGACTATCTCCGCGGCTTTGGTTATCAAGGCGCCGCAAGCCGCAGCGAGTGGCAACGTGGTGTGAGGGAAATGTCCTTTGGAGAGGATTTGAAAAATTCACTCACGGAACCCGGAGGATGGAGCATTGGCATCACCGGCTTTGGCGAATGCCTGCCCAGCCATAGCAACCACGTGACCCTGAACAAGGATAAAACCGACATCTATGGCTTGCCTACCCTGAGCTTTGACGCCGAATGGGGACCCAACGAAAAGGCTATGCGCAAAGACATGAAAGACAGCGCCGCCGAAATGCTGGAAGCTGCCGGCTTCAAAAACGTGGCCACCTACGACAACCCCGATAACATCGGCCTCGGCATCCACGAAATGGGCACCGCCCGCATGGGCAAAGACCCCAAGACGTCGGTACTGAACAAGTGGAACGCTGTGCACGAAGCCCCCAATGTATTTGTTACCGACGGCGCCGCCATGACCTCATCGGCTTGCCAAAATCCGTCGCTGACCTACATGGCGCTGACCGCCCGTGCCGCCGACTACGCCGTGAACGAATTGAAAAAAGGAAATCTGTAA